In one Streptomyces sp. NBC_01288 genomic region, the following are encoded:
- a CDS encoding PTS glucose/sucrose transporter subunit IIB — protein sequence MRQSGSDQGENNMATKAEKIVAGLGGIDNIEEVEGCITRLRTEVKDPALVDDVALKAAGAHGVVKMGTAIQVVIGTDADPIAADIEDMM from the coding sequence CTGCGACAAAGCGGTTCGGATCAGGGAGAGAACAACATGGCCACCAAGGCTGAGAAGATCGTTGCCGGGCTGGGCGGCATCGACAACATCGAAGAGGTCGAGGGCTGCATCACCCGCCTGCGCACCGAGGTCAAGGACCCGGCCCTCGTCGACGACGTTGCCCTGAAAGCCGCCGGCGCCCACGGCGTCGTCAAGATGGGCACGGCCATCCAGGTCGTCATCGGCACGGACGCGGACCCGATCGCGGCGGACATCGAAGACATGATGTGA